One genomic window of Cololabis saira isolate AMF1-May2022 chromosome 3, fColSai1.1, whole genome shotgun sequence includes the following:
- the fhl3a gene encoding four and a half LIM domains protein 3: MADRFDCDSCKESLYGRKYIQSDDSPYCIPCYDSLFSNTCNECKELIGHDARELFYEDRHYHEHCFRCFRCDRSLADEPFTSQDDALLCNDCYCNEFSSKCVACDKVVMPGTRKLEYGGSTWHEGCFICHSCEQPIGSKSFIPDKDEHYCVSCYEEKFAPRCVRCKMALAKGGVTYRDEPWHKECFVCTGCKTQLAGQHFTSRDESPYCLKCFGSLYAKKCEACSKPITGFGGGKYISFEERQWHQPCFTCSQCSVSLVGAGFFPNDDKILCRDCNSSL; the protein is encoded by the exons ATGGCTGACCGATTCGACTGTGACAGCTGTAAAGAATCCCTGTACGGCCGTAAATACATCCAGTCCGACGACAGTCCCTATTGCATCCCCTGTTATGACAGCCTCTTTTCAAACACATGCAATGAATGCAAAGAGCTGATTGGCCATGATGCGAGG GAGCTCTTCTACGAGGACAGACATTACCACGAGCACTGCTTCCGCTGTTTCCGCTGCGATCGCTCTTTGGCAGATGAGCCCTTCACCAGCCAGGATGATGCTCTGCTCTGCAACGACTGCTACTGCAACGAATTCTCCTCCAAGTGTGTAGCCTGCGACAAGGTTGTCATGCCAG GCACAAGAAAGTTGGAGTACGGCGGCTCCACATGGCACGAGGGCTGCTTCATCTGTCACAGTTGTGAACAGCCGATTGGCTCGAAGTCGTTCATCCCCGACAAGGATGAGCACTACTGCGTGTCCTGCTATGAGGAGAAGTTTGCCCCACGCTGCGTGCGCTGTAAAATG GCCCTGGCTAAAGGTGGCGTGACCTATCGGGACGAGCCGTGGCACAAGGAGTGTTTCGTGTGCACCGGCTGTAAGACACAGCTGGCAGGTCAACACTTCACCTCCAGAGACGAAAGCCCTTACTGCCTCAAGTGCTTTGGCAGCCTATATGCCAAGAAGTGCGAGGCCTGCAGCAAACCCATCACAG GTTTTGGAGGAGGGAAGTACATCTCGTTTGAAGAACGCCAGTGGCATCAGCCGTGCTTCACCTGCTCCCAGTGCTCCGTGTCACTTGTGGGCGCTGGCTTTTTCCCCAACGACGACAAGATCCTGTGCCGTGACTGCAACAGCAGCCTATAG